A stretch of Miscanthus floridulus cultivar M001 chromosome 13, ASM1932011v1, whole genome shotgun sequence DNA encodes these proteins:
- the LOC136498930 gene encoding malate dehydrogenase [NADP] 2, chloroplastic-like isoform X2, translating to MGLSTAYSPAGAGSGLVPAPLGAGAGAARRRSAQVRRPRLATVRCSVDAAKQVQDGVATVVAAEAPASRKECFGVFCNIYDLKAEDKTKSWKKLVNIAVSGAAGMISNHLLFKLASGEVFGQDQPIALKLLGSERSFQALEGVAMELEDSLYPLLREVSIGIDPYEVFQDVDWALLIGAKPRGPGMERAALLDINGQIFADQGKALNAVASRNVKVLVVGNPCNTNALICLKNAPNIPAKNFHALTRLDENRAKCQLALKAGVFYDKVSNVTIWGNHSTTQVPDFLNAKIDGRPVKEVIEDSKWLEEEFTMTVQKRGGALIQKWGRSSAASTAVSIVDAIKSLVTPTPEGDWFSTGVYTTGNPYGIAEDIVFSMPCRSKGDGDYELATDVSMDDFLWERIKKSEAELLAEKKCVAHLTGEGDAFCDLPEDTMLPGEK from the exons ATGGGCCTCTCAACAGCTTACTCCCCGGCGGGGGCCGGGTCGGGCCTTGTGCCGGCCCCTCTcggtgccggcgccggcgctgcGCGCCGTCGCTCTGCCCAGGTCCGCcgcccgcgcctcgccaccgtcCGATGCTCCGTCGACGCCGCCAA GCAGGTGCAGGACGGCGTGGCGACGGTGGTCGCGGCAGAGGCGCCGGCGTCGCGGAAAGAGTGCTTCGGGGTCTTCTGCAACATCTACGACCTCAAGGCG GAAGACAAGACCAAGTCGTGGAAGAAGCTAGTGAACATTGCTGTCTCAGGCGCGGCTGGGATGATATCAAATCACCTGCTGTTCAAA CTCGCCTCCGGTGAGGTTTTCGGACAAGACCAACCAATAGCACTTAAGTTACTCGGCTCAGAAAGATCGTTTCAAGCTCTCGAAG GCGTAGCTATGGAACTGGAGGACTCGCTGTATCCATTGCTCAGGGAAGTCAGCATTGGTATAGATCCTTATGAGGTCTTTCAAGATGTAGATTGGGCCCTTCTTATTGGTGCTAAGCCCCGAGGTCCCGGCATGGAGCGAGCTGCGTTGCTGGATATCAATGGCCAAATCTTTGCTGACCAG GGGAAAGCACTTAATGCCGTGGCCTCGCGGAACGTGAAAGTCTTAGTTGTTGGAAATCCCTGTAACACTAA TGCGTTGATTTGCTTGAAAAATGCTCCAAACATACCAGCAAAAAACTTTCATGCACTGACGAGGTTGGATGAAAATAGAGCAAAGTGCCAG CTAGCACTAAAAGCAGGTGTATTTTATGACAAAGTATCAAACGTGACTATTTGGGGGAACCACTCGACAACTCAG GTTCCTGATTTCTTGAATGCCAAAATTGATGGGAGACCAGTGAAAGAAGTCATTGAGGATTCCAAGTGGTTAGAAGAAGAGTTCACCATGACAGTTCAAAAG CGTGGAGGTGCGCTCATCCAAAAATGGGGCAGATCTTCAGCCGCATCAACCGCTGTTTCGATAGTGGATGCTATTAAATCCCTTGTAACTCCTACCCCAGAAGGCGACTGGTTCTCTACAGGG gtTTATACGACTGGAAATCCTTATGGCATAGCAGAGGATATCGTGTTCAGCATGCCATGCAGATCAAAG GGTGACGGTGATTACGAACTAGCTACTGACGTGTCAATGGACGATTTTCTCTGGGAACGGATTAAAAAG AGTGAAGCTGAATTGCTTGCTGAGAAGAAATGCGTTGCCCATCTTACAGGAGAG GGGGATGCATTTTGTGATCTTCCGGAAGATACCATGCTACCAGGAGAAAAGTAG
- the LOC136498930 gene encoding malate dehydrogenase [NADP] 2, chloroplastic-like isoform X1, with amino-acid sequence MGLSTAYSPAGAGSGLVPAPLGAGAGAARRRSAQVRRPRLATVRCSVDAAKQVQDGVATVVAAEAPASRKECFGVFCNIYDLKAEDKTKSWKKLVNIAVSGAAGMISNHLLFKLASGEVFGQDQPIALKLLGSERSFQALEGVAMELEDSLYPLLREVSIGIDPYEVFQDVDWALLIGAKPRGPGMERAALLDINGQIFADQGKALNAVASRNVKVLVVGNPCNTKYGHFALICLKNAPNIPAKNFHALTRLDENRAKCQLALKAGVFYDKVSNVTIWGNHSTTQVPDFLNAKIDGRPVKEVIEDSKWLEEEFTMTVQKRGGALIQKWGRSSAASTAVSIVDAIKSLVTPTPEGDWFSTGVYTTGNPYGIAEDIVFSMPCRSKGDGDYELATDVSMDDFLWERIKKSEAELLAEKKCVAHLTGEGDAFCDLPEDTMLPGEK; translated from the exons ATGGGCCTCTCAACAGCTTACTCCCCGGCGGGGGCCGGGTCGGGCCTTGTGCCGGCCCCTCTcggtgccggcgccggcgctgcGCGCCGTCGCTCTGCCCAGGTCCGCcgcccgcgcctcgccaccgtcCGATGCTCCGTCGACGCCGCCAA GCAGGTGCAGGACGGCGTGGCGACGGTGGTCGCGGCAGAGGCGCCGGCGTCGCGGAAAGAGTGCTTCGGGGTCTTCTGCAACATCTACGACCTCAAGGCG GAAGACAAGACCAAGTCGTGGAAGAAGCTAGTGAACATTGCTGTCTCAGGCGCGGCTGGGATGATATCAAATCACCTGCTGTTCAAA CTCGCCTCCGGTGAGGTTTTCGGACAAGACCAACCAATAGCACTTAAGTTACTCGGCTCAGAAAGATCGTTTCAAGCTCTCGAAG GCGTAGCTATGGAACTGGAGGACTCGCTGTATCCATTGCTCAGGGAAGTCAGCATTGGTATAGATCCTTATGAGGTCTTTCAAGATGTAGATTGGGCCCTTCTTATTGGTGCTAAGCCCCGAGGTCCCGGCATGGAGCGAGCTGCGTTGCTGGATATCAATGGCCAAATCTTTGCTGACCAG GGGAAAGCACTTAATGCCGTGGCCTCGCGGAACGTGAAAGTCTTAGTTGTTGGAAATCCCTGTAACACTAAGTACGGAcactt TGCGTTGATTTGCTTGAAAAATGCTCCAAACATACCAGCAAAAAACTTTCATGCACTGACGAGGTTGGATGAAAATAGAGCAAAGTGCCAG CTAGCACTAAAAGCAGGTGTATTTTATGACAAAGTATCAAACGTGACTATTTGGGGGAACCACTCGACAACTCAG GTTCCTGATTTCTTGAATGCCAAAATTGATGGGAGACCAGTGAAAGAAGTCATTGAGGATTCCAAGTGGTTAGAAGAAGAGTTCACCATGACAGTTCAAAAG CGTGGAGGTGCGCTCATCCAAAAATGGGGCAGATCTTCAGCCGCATCAACCGCTGTTTCGATAGTGGATGCTATTAAATCCCTTGTAACTCCTACCCCAGAAGGCGACTGGTTCTCTACAGGG gtTTATACGACTGGAAATCCTTATGGCATAGCAGAGGATATCGTGTTCAGCATGCCATGCAGATCAAAG GGTGACGGTGATTACGAACTAGCTACTGACGTGTCAATGGACGATTTTCTCTGGGAACGGATTAAAAAG AGTGAAGCTGAATTGCTTGCTGAGAAGAAATGCGTTGCCCATCTTACAGGAGAG GGGGATGCATTTTGTGATCTTCCGGAAGATACCATGCTACCAGGAGAAAAGTAG
- the LOC136498931 gene encoding malate dehydrogenase [NADP] 1, chloroplastic-like, which produces MISNHLLFKLASGEVFGQDQPIALKLLGSERSFQALEGVAMELEDSLYPLLREVSIGIDPYEVFEHVDWALLIGAKPRGPGMERAALLDINGQIFADQGKALNAVASRNVKVLVVGNPCNTNALICLKNAPNIPAKNFHALTRLDENRAKCQVALKAGVFYDKVSNVTIWGNHSTTQVPDFLNAKIDGRPVKEVIEDTKWLEEEFTMTVQKRGGVLIQKWGRSSAASTAVSIADAIKSLVTPTPEGDWFSTGVYTTGNPYGIAEDIVFSMPCRSKGDGDYELATDVSMDDFLWERIKKSEAELLAEKKCVAHLTGEGNAFCDLPEDTMLPGEV; this is translated from the exons ATGATATCAAACCACCTGCTGTTCAAA CTTGCCTCTGGTGAGGTTTTCGGACAAGACCAACCAATAGCACTTAAGTTACTCGGCTCAGAGAGATCGTTTCAAGCTCTCGAAG GCGTAGCTATGGAACTGGAGGACTCGCTGTATCCATTGCTGAGGGAAGTCAGCATTGGTATAGACCCTTACGAGGTCTTTGAACATGTAGATTGGGCCCTTCTTATTGGTGCTAAGCCCCGAGGTCCTGGCATGGAGCGAGCTGCATTACTGGATATCAATGGTCAAATATTTGCTGATCAG GGGAAAGCACTTAATGCCGTGGCCTCGCGGAACGTGAAAGTCTTAGTTGTTGGAAATCCCTGTAACACTAA TGCGTTGATTTGCTTGAAAAATGCTCCAAACATACCAGCAAAAAACTTTCATGCACTGACGAGGTTGGATGAAAATAGAGCAAAGTGCCAG GTAGCACTCAAAGCAGGTGTATTTTATGACAAAGTATCAAACGTGACTATTTGGGGGAACCATTCGACGACTCAG GTTCCTGATTTCTTGAATGCCAAAATTGATGGGAGACCAGTGAAAGAAGTCATTGAGGATACCAAGTGGCTAGAAGAAGAGTTCACCATGACAGTTCAAAAG CGTGGAGGTGTGCTCATCCAAAAATGGGGCAGATCGTCAGCTGCATCAACCGCTGTTTCAATAGCGGATGCTATTAAATCCCTTGTAACTCCTACCCCAGAAGGCGACTGGTTCTCTACAGGG GTTTATACAACTGGAAATCCTTATGGCATAGCAGAGGATATCGTGTTCAGCATGCCATGCAGATCAAAG GGTGATGGTGATTACGAACTAGCTACTGATGTGTCAATGGACGATTTTCTCTGGGAACGGATTAAAAAG AGTGAAGCTGAATTGCTTGCTGAGAAGAAATGTGTCGCCCATCTTACAGGAGAG GGGAATGCATTCTGTGATCTTCCGGAGGATACCATGCTACCAGGAGAAGTGTAG
- the LOC136498929 gene encoding NAC domain-containing protein 17-like isoform X1: protein MTHPSSSSSSAPPPPPPPPAAAAGAAEATSLAPGFRFHPTDEELVSYYLKRKVLGRPLKVDAIAEVDLYKLEPWDLPARSRLRSRDSQWYFFSRLDRKHANRARTNRATSGGYWKTTGKDREVRHGPRVVGMKKTLVFHAGRAPKGERTNWVMHEYRLEGDDAAGIPQDSFVVCRIFQKAGPGPQNGAQYGAPFVEEEWEEDDADVGLLPVEGDAAVDPEVPRTPVEIPGALERGYLQMSDLIQGFGDQNGNGTPTLPVSDTSNNSNHSEDVDGNSGDILSDPNLGANFLQYVEPGEQNSLMLNGNIISNANAGDFLNNSSPSDGFLELKDFADAANLDFPFGNGSTIWPSDGWAWKTPDSAEPVNGANDEIPPLPDDQTFQPDELEQLLQSIQEDSRLGSSIIDPSHSSVTNSVPPEDDSLMFYDAPFDSTMCDDGFGQNGILGSAATNLSGVGMVDDGMQYFDAMDDNLFNDILGSIQQPAGSSSYFNGPVLTQEVNNTMYTYSPTQKVLEPNFVVGALSSARLPEAGSQLNCVVLPDGQAKSSTIGKGFVKILDSISAPPAFAGEFPANHRKSLAHISGARPNTLHVSAEVIRIGSLAVPSGADKWALQKDQGMELLFSADFEPDTRIHCGCNTITAVLRGGFCLFFVSAIMLLVSYEVGMCIYGK, encoded by the exons ATGACCCACCcttcctcgtcgtcgtcctccgccccgccgccgccaccgccaccgcccgcggcggcggcgggggcggccgAGGCCACCTCCCTCGCGCCGGGCTTCCGCTTCCACCCCACCGACGAGGAGCTCGTCTCCTACTACCTCAAGCGCAAGGTCCTGGGCCGCCCGCTCAAGGTCGACGCCATCGCCGAGGTCGACCTCTACAAGCTCGAGCCCTGGGACCTGCCCGCCCGCTCCCGCCTCCGCTCCCGCGACTCCCAGTGGTACTTCTTCAGCCGCCTCGACCGCAAGCACGCCAACCGCGCCCGCACCAACCGCGCCACGTCGGGAGGGTACTGGAAGACCACCGGCAAGGACAGGGAGGTGCGCCATGGGCCCAGGGTCGTCGGGATGAAgaagacgctcgtcttccacGCCGGACGCGCTCCCAAGGGCGAGCGCACCAACTGGGTCATGCACGAGTACCGCCTCGAGGGCGACGACGCCGCGGGGATACCGCag GACTCGTTTGTGGTGTGCCGGATCTTCCAGAAAGCTGGCCCAGGTCCTCAGAATGGGGCACAGTATGGAGCGCCCTTCGTTGAGGAGGAATGGGAGGAGGATGACGCAGATGTCGGTTTGCTTCCAGTGGAGGGTGATGCTGCTGTTGACCCTGAGGTTCCTCGCACTCCTGTGGAGATCCCTGGTGCCTTGGAGAGAGGCTATCTTCAAATGAGTGATCTCATTCAG GGTTTCGGTGATCAAAATGGAAATGGTACACCTACTTTGCCAGTTTCTGATACTTCAAATAATAGCAACCATTCTGAAGATGTAGATGGAAATTCTGGGGACATTTTAAGTGACCCAAACCTTGGCGCTAATTTTCTTCAGTATGTTGAACCAGGGGAGCAAAATAGTTTAATGCTTAATGGGAATATCATATCAAATGCCAATGCTGGAGATTTTTTAAATAATTCCAGCCCCAGTGATGGGTTCCTAGAGCTGAAGGATTTTGCAGATGCTGCAAATCTGGATTTCCCTTTTGGCAATGGATCAACCATCTGGCCTTCGGATGGTTGGGCATGGAAAACACCTGATTCAGCGGAACCTGTAAATGGAGCCAACGATGAGATACCTCCACTCCCTGATGACCAGACTTTCCAGCCAGATGAGCTGGAACAACTGTTGCAATCAATACAAGAAGATTCCCGTTTGGGCTCAAGTATCATTGACCCCTCACATTCTTCTGTGACAAATTCAGTTCCGCCTGAGGATGATTCTTTGATGTTCTATGATGCACCCTTCGATTCCACCATGTGTGATGATGGGTTTGGACAGAATGGAATTCTTGGCTCTGCAGCAACCAATCTATCTGGCGTTGGCATGGTGGATGATGGTATGCAATACTTCGATGCAATGGATGATAATTTGTTTAATGATATTCTGGGATCCATACAGCAGCCAGCTGGTAGCAGTTCCTATTTTAATGGCCCAGTCCTTACCCAAGAG GTGAACAATACTATGTATACATATAGTCCAACTCAAAAGGTTTTAGAACCTAATTTTGTAGTTGGTGCCCTGTCGTCTGCTAGGTTACCTGAAGCTGGTAGTCAGTTAAATTGTGTTGTTTTACCAG ATGGTCAGGCTAAGAGTAGTACTATCGGAAAGGGATTTGTAAAGATTTTGGATTCGATCTCCGCTCCCCCAGCTTTTGCAGGAGAATTCCCAGCTAACCACCGCAAATCCTTGGCTCATATTTCTGGAGCACGTCCCAACACACTCCATGTTTCTGCTGAAGTGATCCGCATAGGAAGTTTAGCTGTTCCTTCTGGCGCAGACAAGTGGGCTCTGCAAAAGGATCAAGGCATGGAGCTGCTATTCTCTGCAGATTTTGAGCCTGATACCCGTATACACTGTGGCTGCAACACCATTACCGCGGTGCTGCGTGGTGGCTTCTGCCTTTTCTTCGTTTCAGCAATAATGCTCTTAGTGAGCTACGAGGTGGGCATGTGCATCTATGGCAAGTAG
- the LOC136498929 gene encoding NAC domain-containing protein 13-like isoform X2 — protein MTHPSSSSSSAPPPPPPPPAAAAGAAEATSLAPGFRFHPTDEELVSYYLKRKVLGRPLKVDAIAEVDLYKLEPWDLPARSRLRSRDSQWYFFSRLDRKHANRARTNRATSGGYWKTTGKDREVRHGPRVVGMKKTLVFHAGRAPKGERTNWVMHEYRLEGDDAAGIPQDSFVVCRIFQKAGPGPQNGAQYGAPFVEEEWEEDDADVGLLPVEGDAAVDPEVPRTPVEIPGALERGYLQMSDLIQGFGDQNGNGTPTLPVSDTSNNSNHSEDVDGNSGDILSDPNLGANFLQYVEPGEQNSLMLNGNIISNANAGDFLNNSSPSDGFLELKDFADAANLDFPFGNGSTIWPSDGWAWKTPDSAEPVNGANDEIPPLPDDQTFQPDELEQLLQSIQEDSRLGSSIIDPSHSSVTNSVPPEDDSLMFYDAPFDSTMCDDGFGQNGILGSAATNLSGVGMVDDDGQAKSSTIGKGFVKILDSISAPPAFAGEFPANHRKSLAHISGARPNTLHVSAEVIRIGSLAVPSGADKWALQKDQGMELLFSADFEPDTRIHCGCNTITAVLRGGFCLFFVSAIMLLVSYEVGMCIYGK, from the exons ATGACCCACCcttcctcgtcgtcgtcctccgccccgccgccgccaccgccaccgcccgcggcggcggcgggggcggccgAGGCCACCTCCCTCGCGCCGGGCTTCCGCTTCCACCCCACCGACGAGGAGCTCGTCTCCTACTACCTCAAGCGCAAGGTCCTGGGCCGCCCGCTCAAGGTCGACGCCATCGCCGAGGTCGACCTCTACAAGCTCGAGCCCTGGGACCTGCCCGCCCGCTCCCGCCTCCGCTCCCGCGACTCCCAGTGGTACTTCTTCAGCCGCCTCGACCGCAAGCACGCCAACCGCGCCCGCACCAACCGCGCCACGTCGGGAGGGTACTGGAAGACCACCGGCAAGGACAGGGAGGTGCGCCATGGGCCCAGGGTCGTCGGGATGAAgaagacgctcgtcttccacGCCGGACGCGCTCCCAAGGGCGAGCGCACCAACTGGGTCATGCACGAGTACCGCCTCGAGGGCGACGACGCCGCGGGGATACCGCag GACTCGTTTGTGGTGTGCCGGATCTTCCAGAAAGCTGGCCCAGGTCCTCAGAATGGGGCACAGTATGGAGCGCCCTTCGTTGAGGAGGAATGGGAGGAGGATGACGCAGATGTCGGTTTGCTTCCAGTGGAGGGTGATGCTGCTGTTGACCCTGAGGTTCCTCGCACTCCTGTGGAGATCCCTGGTGCCTTGGAGAGAGGCTATCTTCAAATGAGTGATCTCATTCAG GGTTTCGGTGATCAAAATGGAAATGGTACACCTACTTTGCCAGTTTCTGATACTTCAAATAATAGCAACCATTCTGAAGATGTAGATGGAAATTCTGGGGACATTTTAAGTGACCCAAACCTTGGCGCTAATTTTCTTCAGTATGTTGAACCAGGGGAGCAAAATAGTTTAATGCTTAATGGGAATATCATATCAAATGCCAATGCTGGAGATTTTTTAAATAATTCCAGCCCCAGTGATGGGTTCCTAGAGCTGAAGGATTTTGCAGATGCTGCAAATCTGGATTTCCCTTTTGGCAATGGATCAACCATCTGGCCTTCGGATGGTTGGGCATGGAAAACACCTGATTCAGCGGAACCTGTAAATGGAGCCAACGATGAGATACCTCCACTCCCTGATGACCAGACTTTCCAGCCAGATGAGCTGGAACAACTGTTGCAATCAATACAAGAAGATTCCCGTTTGGGCTCAAGTATCATTGACCCCTCACATTCTTCTGTGACAAATTCAGTTCCGCCTGAGGATGATTCTTTGATGTTCTATGATGCACCCTTCGATTCCACCATGTGTGATGATGGGTTTGGACAGAATGGAATTCTTGGCTCTGCAGCAACCAATCTATCTGGCGTTGGCATGGTGGATGATG ATGGTCAGGCTAAGAGTAGTACTATCGGAAAGGGATTTGTAAAGATTTTGGATTCGATCTCCGCTCCCCCAGCTTTTGCAGGAGAATTCCCAGCTAACCACCGCAAATCCTTGGCTCATATTTCTGGAGCACGTCCCAACACACTCCATGTTTCTGCTGAAGTGATCCGCATAGGAAGTTTAGCTGTTCCTTCTGGCGCAGACAAGTGGGCTCTGCAAAAGGATCAAGGCATGGAGCTGCTATTCTCTGCAGATTTTGAGCCTGATACCCGTATACACTGTGGCTGCAACACCATTACCGCGGTGCTGCGTGGTGGCTTCTGCCTTTTCTTCGTTTCAGCAATAATGCTCTTAGTGAGCTACGAGGTGGGCATGTGCATCTATGGCAAGTAG
- the LOC136498929 gene encoding NAC domain-containing protein 17-like isoform X3 has protein sequence MTHPSSSSSSAPPPPPPPPAAAAGAAEATSLAPGFRFHPTDEELVSYYLKRKVLGRPLKVDAIAEVDLYKLEPWDLPARSRLRSRDSQWYFFSRLDRKHANRARTNRATSGGYWKTTGKDREVRHGPRVVGMKKTLVFHAGRAPKGERTNWVMHEYRLEGDDAAGIPQDSFVVCRIFQKAGPGPQNGAQYGAPFVEEEWEEDDADVGLLPVEGDAAVDPEVPRTPVEIPGALERGYLQMSDLIQGFGDQNGNGTPTLPVSDTSNNSNHSEDVDGNSGDILSDPNLGANFLQYVEPGEQNSLMLNGNIISNANAGDFLNNSSPSDGFLELKDFADAANLDFPFGNGSTIWPSDGWAWKTPDSAEPVNGANDEIPPLPDDQTFQPDELEQLLQSIQEDSRLGSSIIDPSHSSVTNSVPPEDDSLMFYDAPFDSTMCDDGFGQNGILGSAATNLSGVGMVDDGMQYFDAMDDNLFNDILGSIQQPAGSSSYFNGPVLTQEMVRLRVVLSERDL, from the exons ATGACCCACCcttcctcgtcgtcgtcctccgccccgccgccgccaccgccaccgcccgcggcggcggcgggggcggccgAGGCCACCTCCCTCGCGCCGGGCTTCCGCTTCCACCCCACCGACGAGGAGCTCGTCTCCTACTACCTCAAGCGCAAGGTCCTGGGCCGCCCGCTCAAGGTCGACGCCATCGCCGAGGTCGACCTCTACAAGCTCGAGCCCTGGGACCTGCCCGCCCGCTCCCGCCTCCGCTCCCGCGACTCCCAGTGGTACTTCTTCAGCCGCCTCGACCGCAAGCACGCCAACCGCGCCCGCACCAACCGCGCCACGTCGGGAGGGTACTGGAAGACCACCGGCAAGGACAGGGAGGTGCGCCATGGGCCCAGGGTCGTCGGGATGAAgaagacgctcgtcttccacGCCGGACGCGCTCCCAAGGGCGAGCGCACCAACTGGGTCATGCACGAGTACCGCCTCGAGGGCGACGACGCCGCGGGGATACCGCag GACTCGTTTGTGGTGTGCCGGATCTTCCAGAAAGCTGGCCCAGGTCCTCAGAATGGGGCACAGTATGGAGCGCCCTTCGTTGAGGAGGAATGGGAGGAGGATGACGCAGATGTCGGTTTGCTTCCAGTGGAGGGTGATGCTGCTGTTGACCCTGAGGTTCCTCGCACTCCTGTGGAGATCCCTGGTGCCTTGGAGAGAGGCTATCTTCAAATGAGTGATCTCATTCAG GGTTTCGGTGATCAAAATGGAAATGGTACACCTACTTTGCCAGTTTCTGATACTTCAAATAATAGCAACCATTCTGAAGATGTAGATGGAAATTCTGGGGACATTTTAAGTGACCCAAACCTTGGCGCTAATTTTCTTCAGTATGTTGAACCAGGGGAGCAAAATAGTTTAATGCTTAATGGGAATATCATATCAAATGCCAATGCTGGAGATTTTTTAAATAATTCCAGCCCCAGTGATGGGTTCCTAGAGCTGAAGGATTTTGCAGATGCTGCAAATCTGGATTTCCCTTTTGGCAATGGATCAACCATCTGGCCTTCGGATGGTTGGGCATGGAAAACACCTGATTCAGCGGAACCTGTAAATGGAGCCAACGATGAGATACCTCCACTCCCTGATGACCAGACTTTCCAGCCAGATGAGCTGGAACAACTGTTGCAATCAATACAAGAAGATTCCCGTTTGGGCTCAAGTATCATTGACCCCTCACATTCTTCTGTGACAAATTCAGTTCCGCCTGAGGATGATTCTTTGATGTTCTATGATGCACCCTTCGATTCCACCATGTGTGATGATGGGTTTGGACAGAATGGAATTCTTGGCTCTGCAGCAACCAATCTATCTGGCGTTGGCATGGTGGATGATGGTATGCAATACTTCGATGCAATGGATGATAATTTGTTTAATGATATTCTGGGATCCATACAGCAGCCAGCTGGTAGCAGTTCCTATTTTAATGGCCCAGTCCTTACCCAAGAG ATGGTCAGGCTAAGAGTAGTACTATCGGAAAGGGATTTGTAA